CTTGTTCTGATGCGGCAGCAATTACTGTTGCTGAAAAAATAGCGTACTGACGCTGGTTTCTAGCAGCTTGCCAGAACACCCGCTCGTTAACACAGTAAGCATTAGCGGTTCCGATCTTGATCGTATCAATCCAGTTATCATCTTTTAGAACTCGAATTGCCCTGCCAACAGTTGCAACACTGGAACCAGTTATTTCAGCCAACACCTTTCTACTGCAAACAACAGCATTTGTGGTCCTACCCATATGCTCAACGAGGTAATACAAGATCTCA
This genomic interval from Shewanella sp. NFH-SH190041 contains the following:
- a CDS encoding replication/maintenance protein RepL; translation: MSAIGSPSDTKGYHENYNFVQLSRNYLKEMRTLARKSPIAHEILYYLVEHMGRTTNAVVCSRKVLAEITGSSVATVGRAIRVLKDDNWIDTIKIGTANAYCVNERVFWQAARNQRQYAIFSATVIAAASEQESNYLEKAKHKLTYIPVIDDDNIVTTGNEELPPPDQKDLDL